The following proteins are encoded in a genomic region of Hemiscyllium ocellatum isolate sHemOce1 chromosome 23, sHemOce1.pat.X.cur, whole genome shotgun sequence:
- the LOC132826874 gene encoding C-type lectin Cal-like isoform X1, which translates to MKLIGVLLLSVLLISNAADAQLTLNSTRMDQDLEKRSLNGKGDCPGGFVYFGYCYKFVSQPKTWIDAELHCRTLAPGGHLASIHWEEQNRIIAEKFSQRERTWIGFNDIYKENSFLWTDGSSSDFTHWAKNQPDNSHGKEHCVHFFAWKPDWNDLPCDSKLCFLCSYKLPSPCCE; encoded by the exons ATGAAGCTGATTGGAGTTTTGCTGCTGAGTGTATTGCTCATCAGTAATGCGGCAG ATGCTCAACTGACACTGAATTCAACACGTATGGATCAGGACCTGGAGAAACGTAGCCTCAATGGCAAAGGGGATTGTCCTGGTGGTTTCGTTTATTTTGGTTATtgctacaagtttgtttctcagccAAAGACTTGGATTGATGCTGAG TTGCACTGCCGAACGCTGGCTCCTGGTGGTCATCTTGCTTCCATACACTGGGAGGAGCAGAATCGTATTATTGCAGAGAAATTCTCTCAAAGAGAACGAACTTGGATTGGTTTCAACGATATCTACAAG GAGAACTCTTTTCTCTGGACTGATGGATCTTCATCAGATTTTACTCATTGGGCCAAGAACCAACCCGATAACTCTCATGGTAAAGAACACTGTGTGCATTTCTTTG CATGGAAACCTGATTGGAACGATCTGCCTTGTGATTCAAAATTGTGTTTCCTTTGCTCCTACAAACTGCCGTCTCCCTGCTGCGAGTGA
- the LOC132826874 gene encoding C-type lectin lectoxin-Enh2-like isoform X2 codes for MKLIGVLLLSVLLISNAADAQLTLNSTRMDQDLEKRSLNGKGDCPGGFVYFGYCYKFVSQPKTWIDAEENSFLWTDGSSSDFTHWAKNQPDNSHGKEHCVHFFAWKPDWNDLPCDSKLCFLCSYKLPSPCCE; via the exons ATGAAGCTGATTGGAGTTTTGCTGCTGAGTGTATTGCTCATCAGTAATGCGGCAG ATGCTCAACTGACACTGAATTCAACACGTATGGATCAGGACCTGGAGAAACGTAGCCTCAATGGCAAAGGGGATTGTCCTGGTGGTTTCGTTTATTTTGGTTATtgctacaagtttgtttctcagccAAAGACTTGGATTGATGCTGAG GAGAACTCTTTTCTCTGGACTGATGGATCTTCATCAGATTTTACTCATTGGGCCAAGAACCAACCCGATAACTCTCATGGTAAAGAACACTGTGTGCATTTCTTTG CATGGAAACCTGATTGGAACGATCTGCCTTGTGATTCAAAATTGTGTTTCCTTTGCTCCTACAAACTGCCGTCTCCCTGCTGCGAGTGA